The following are encoded in a window of Lampris incognitus isolate fLamInc1 chromosome 15, fLamInc1.hap2, whole genome shotgun sequence genomic DNA:
- the LOC130124915 gene encoding uncharacterized protein K02A2.6-like — LREAVERELAKLEAEGVISPINYSEWAAPIVCVPKKDDSVRICGDYKVTINPWLNVEQYPLPKTQDLFAKLAGGQQFTKLDLSQAYQQVLLEDNSRRYLTINTHRGLYHYNRLPYGVASAPAIFQKIMDQVLQGMEGVICYLDDILITGKDTERHLTNLEDVLSRLETYNLRVKREKCAFMQNSVSYLGHVIDAMGIHPMKEKTDAIQRAPVPKNVTELRSFLELHIILACDASPYGVGVVISHKMKDGSERPIAFASRMLTKTEQNYSQLEKAALGLVFGVMKFHDYLYGRKFLLLTDHKP; from the exons ttaagagaagccgtagagagagaactggcaaaattggaagctgaaggtgtcatctcacccattaattacagtgagtgggcagctccaatagtttgtgtgcctaaaaaggatgacagtgtgagaatatgtggagactacaaggtcaccatcaatccatggttgaatgtggaacagtatccactacccaaaacccaagatttatttgctaaactagcaggaggtcagcagtttaccaaattagacttgtcgcaggcttatcagcaagttctgttagaggacaattcaagacgttacctaactatcaacacacacagagggttgtatcactacaataggttaccctacggtgttgctagcgcccctgctatttttcaaaagattatggatcaggttcttcagggcatggaaggggtcatctgttatttagatgacatcttaattactggaaaagatacagaaaggcacctgactaacttggaagacgtgcttagtagacttgaaacttacaatctcagggttaaaagagagaagtgtgcattcatgcagaacagcgtttcatacttagggcatgtcattgatgccatgggcatacatccaatgaaggaaaagacagatgctattcagagggctccagttccgaaaaatgtaactgaactcaggtcattctt agagttacatatcatactagcatgtgatgcttctccttatggagttggtgttgtaatcagccacaaaatgaaagatggaagtgagagacctatcgcatttgcatccagaatgttaactaaaacagaacagaattactctcaactggaaaaagcggcactgggtcttgtttttggagttatgaaattccatgactatctttatggaaggaaattcttgttattgacagaccacaagcca